In Polaribacter sp. Hel_I_88, the following proteins share a genomic window:
- a CDS encoding YgcG family protein, producing the protein MIFSKQFSVRSMQLSGLCKNWLVFVVLLFSLQTFSQGFEIPETPKFQTSVYDYLEPKLLSEAQKANLESKLVRYSDTTSTQIVVAIIASTEGENINYLAANWGEKWGIGDAKKDNGVLILLAKDDKKIAIQVGRGAEPLLTDFQSKRIIERVILPEFRKGDFYGGLDKGADYIFKTLNGEFKGTRQQNKKGFDPGIIIFVIMIIIFFMIVSRGNKNNKGGGRGYRRGSVAGSILEAIILSNAGRGGGSFGGGFGSGSSGGGSFGGGGFGGGFGGGSFGGGGASGGW; encoded by the coding sequence ATGATATTTAGTAAACAGTTTTCAGTTCGCAGTATGCAGTTATCAGGTTTGTGTAAAAATTGGTTGGTTTTTGTTGTGCTACTTTTTTCTTTACAAACTTTTTCGCAAGGATTTGAAATTCCTGAAACTCCAAAGTTTCAAACAAGTGTGTACGATTATTTAGAGCCAAAACTACTTTCTGAAGCACAAAAAGCAAATTTAGAGAGTAAATTAGTTCGATACTCAGATACTACATCAACTCAAATTGTGGTTGCAATTATTGCATCTACAGAAGGAGAAAATATTAATTATTTAGCAGCAAATTGGGGCGAAAAATGGGGAATTGGAGATGCCAAAAAAGATAATGGTGTATTAATTCTATTGGCCAAAGACGATAAAAAAATTGCCATTCAAGTTGGTAGAGGAGCAGAGCCCTTATTAACCGATTTTCAATCAAAAAGAATTATAGAGAGAGTTATTTTACCTGAATTTAGAAAGGGAGATTTTTATGGAGGTTTAGACAAAGGCGCAGACTATATTTTTAAAACTTTAAATGGCGAATTTAAAGGAACTCGCCAACAAAACAAAAAAGGTTTTGATCCTGGAATTATTATTTTCGTAATTATGATTATCATCTTTTTTATGATTGTTTCTAGAGGAAATAAAAATAATAAAGGTGGAGGCAGAGGATACAGAAGAGGTTCTGTGGCTGGTTCAATACTTGAAGCTATTATTTTGAGCAATGCAGGTAGAGGTGGAGGAAGTTTTGGTGGCGGATTTGGAAGTGGTTCATCTGGAGGAGGTTCCTTTGGTGGAGGTGGTTTTGGTGGCGGATTTGGAGGTGGCTCTTTTGGAGGTGGAGGCGCTTCTGGAGGTTGGTAA
- a CDS encoding DUF423 domain-containing protein produces MSQLALIFGCIFGSLAIIFGAFGAHLLKKKLTTDQLQSFETGVKYQMYHAIVLLVLGFNLDVSATINAYIINTFIIGTILFSFSIYGLVLSSANNKKLKFLGPITPLGGLFLVAGWILLLFKFLI; encoded by the coding sequence ATGAGTCAGTTAGCTTTAATTTTTGGATGTATTTTTGGTAGTTTAGCAATAATTTTTGGTGCTTTTGGGGCACATTTATTAAAGAAAAAATTAACTACAGATCAGTTACAGAGTTTTGAAACAGGTGTTAAATACCAAATGTATCATGCAATTGTATTGCTTGTTTTAGGCTTTAATTTAGACGTTTCAGCAACTATAAACGCCTATATTATAAATACTTTCATCATTGGTACTATCTTGTTTTCATTTTCTATTTATGGCTTGGTTTTATCATCAGCAAACAATAAAAAATTGAAGTTTTTAGGACCAATTACACCTTTGGGAGGTTTGTTTTTAGTTGCAGGCTGGATCTTGTTGCTTTTTAAATTTTTGATTTAA
- a CDS encoding XdhC family protein — protein MMHEFKEIVQQAILNQQNGLKNVLASVVFLKGSSYRKPGVRMLIAEDLKTVGAVSGGCVEKEIIHRANTVFKDNQPKIITYDGRYRLGCEGMLYILIEPFFITDDFLKTFLKASAKREALKIDSYFKKEDETFGNFGSVVTFENQQQFTFADTFNHQQEHKVEVFSQILKPAFKLMIIGGEHDAVKLCKIATNLGWEIDVITSAKDSKSLKDFPGANSVVGDSPETIQFTDIQENCAIVIMNHSYVQDLKYVVKLADYQPKYIGIIGSPKKRERLLNELFEFAPNTTEEFLDCIYSPAGLHIGAKTPEEIAISIVAEILSVINQKEPFSLRNITGKIHSS, from the coding sequence ATGATGCACGAGTTTAAAGAAATAGTACAGCAAGCAATTCTCAATCAACAAAATGGATTGAAAAACGTCTTGGCTTCTGTGGTTTTTTTGAAAGGATCATCCTACAGAAAACCAGGTGTTAGAATGCTTATTGCTGAAGATTTAAAAACTGTTGGAGCTGTTTCTGGTGGTTGTGTAGAAAAAGAAATTATACACAGAGCAAACACTGTTTTTAAAGATAATCAACCAAAAATTATTACGTATGATGGTAGATACAGATTAGGTTGTGAAGGTATGCTCTATATTTTAATTGAACCTTTTTTTATTACGGATGATTTTTTAAAAACCTTTTTAAAAGCAAGTGCGAAAAGAGAAGCTTTAAAAATTGATAGTTATTTTAAAAAAGAAGATGAAACTTTTGGCAATTTTGGTTCTGTTGTAACTTTCGAGAATCAACAACAATTTACTTTTGCTGATACTTTTAATCATCAACAAGAACATAAAGTTGAAGTTTTTTCGCAAATTCTAAAACCTGCTTTTAAATTGATGATTATTGGTGGTGAACATGATGCTGTAAAACTATGTAAAATAGCTACAAACTTAGGTTGGGAAATTGATGTAATTACATCTGCTAAAGATTCTAAAAGTTTGAAAGATTTTCCTGGTGCAAATTCGGTTGTTGGAGATTCTCCAGAAACCATTCAATTTACAGATATTCAAGAAAATTGCGCCATAGTAATTATGAATCATAGTTATGTACAAGATTTAAAATACGTTGTAAAATTGGCAGATTATCAACCAAAATATATAGGAATCATTGGGTCACCAAAAAAGAGAGAACGTTTGTTGAATGAGCTTTTTGAGTTTGCTCCAAATACAACTGAAGAATTTTTAGATTGTATTTACTCTCCTGCAGGTTTGCATATTGGTGCAAAAACTCCCGAAGAAATTGCAATTTCTATTGTTGCAGAAATTTTGTCTGTCATCAACCAAAAAGAACCTTTTTCTTTGAGAAATATAACTGGAAAAATTCATTCATCGTAA
- a CDS encoding phosphotransferase family protein — protein MSNQKVRKGEDLPEANLKKYLLEIILIESLKSDLYVEQFTHGFSNLTYLLKIENKEFVLRKPPKGAIKRGHDMSREFKVQSAVHKVFSKAPKMFAFSDDKTILGSDFYIMEKVEGIILNYKEAHKRNITVDDYQKIANSWLDTLVELHNVDYKAIGLEDLGKPEGYVERQVSNWGKQYVKAKTEEVPEAELVMNWMQEHQPKVYEHCLIHNDFKYDNVVFKDDSWQEINAVLDWEMATLGDPLMDLGTSLGYWTVATDHDFVKQGIPSPTIFEGNPIRSEIAKMYAEKSGRTIENLVFYYVFGLFKIAVIAQQIYFRFSKGFTTDPRFANLNKASELCCKLALKAIKTKSID, from the coding sequence ATGAGCAATCAAAAAGTAAGGAAAGGAGAAGATTTGCCAGAAGCAAATCTTAAAAAATATCTTCTAGAAATCATCTTAATTGAATCTTTGAAAAGTGACTTATATGTTGAACAATTTACACACGGATTTTCCAACTTAACCTATTTATTAAAAATAGAAAACAAAGAATTCGTTTTAAGAAAACCACCAAAAGGCGCTATTAAAAGAGGTCATGATATGAGTCGTGAATTTAAAGTACAAAGTGCTGTACATAAAGTGTTTTCTAAAGCGCCAAAAATGTTTGCTTTTTCTGATGATAAAACTATTTTAGGGAGTGATTTCTACATTATGGAAAAAGTAGAAGGCATCATTTTAAATTATAAGGAAGCACATAAAAGAAATATTACTGTTGATGATTATCAGAAAATAGCCAATTCTTGGTTAGATACTTTAGTTGAATTGCATAATGTAGATTATAAAGCGATTGGTTTAGAAGATTTAGGAAAGCCAGAAGGGTATGTTGAAAGACAGGTTTCAAATTGGGGAAAGCAATATGTAAAAGCAAAAACAGAAGAAGTTCCAGAAGCAGAACTAGTGATGAATTGGATGCAAGAACATCAACCAAAAGTTTATGAGCATTGTTTAATACATAATGATTTTAAGTATGATAATGTTGTTTTTAAAGATGATTCTTGGCAAGAAATAAATGCAGTTTTAGATTGGGAAATGGCAACCTTAGGTGATCCTTTAATGGATTTAGGAACTTCACTAGGGTATTGGACAGTGGCAACAGATCACGATTTTGTAAAACAAGGAATTCCTTCCCCAACCATTTTTGAAGGAAACCCCATAAGAAGTGAAATTGCAAAAATGTACGCTGAAAAGTCTGGTAGAACTATAGAAAATCTGGTTTTTTATTATGTATTTGGCTTGTTTAAAATTGCAGTAATCGCTCAACAAATTTATTTTCGCTTTTCAAAAGGATTTACAACAGATCCACGTTTTGCTAATTTGAATAAAGCTTCAGAATTGTGTTGTAAATTGGCGTTAAAAGCCATAAAAACAAAGTCGATTGATTAA
- a CDS encoding nucleotidyltransferase family protein — protein sequence MKNIAVLVLAAGKSSRMKSIKQLEKINQKTLLDITLEKIKNIFSDDIFCVLGANADKVKSEIVTKNINFINNTNFETGLSASIVAGIHHFKKNNLNFESFFILLADQPAIDIAYLKSMIFLSEENKENIIASKYGNKFGVPAIIPKKYFNDLILIEADKGAKEFINHHKNDVLCSDLSTNLLDIDTKEDLNSYKKSISK from the coding sequence ATGAAAAATATTGCTGTTTTAGTTTTAGCTGCTGGGAAATCATCCAGAATGAAAAGTATTAAACAGCTAGAGAAAATCAATCAAAAAACACTTTTAGACATTACTTTAGAGAAAATTAAAAATATTTTTTCTGATGACATTTTTTGTGTTTTAGGTGCAAATGCTGATAAAGTTAAGAGTGAAATCGTAACAAAAAACATCAATTTTATCAACAATACAAATTTTGAAACAGGTTTGAGTGCTAGTATTGTTGCAGGCATTCATCACTTTAAAAAAAATAACTTAAATTTTGAAAGCTTTTTTATCTTACTCGCAGATCAACCAGCTATTGATATTGCGTACTTAAAATCGATGATTTTTTTATCCGAAGAAAATAAAGAGAATATTATTGCTTCTAAGTATGGAAACAAATTTGGAGTTCCTGCAATTATCCCAAAAAAATATTTTAACGATTTAATTTTGATTGAGGCAGATAAAGGTGCAAAAGAGTTCATTAATCATCATAAAAATGATGTTCTTTGCTCAGATTTATCAACAAATTTATTAGATATTGATACGAAAGAAGATTTGAATAGTTATAAAAAATCAATTTCTAAATAG
- a CDS encoding LemA family protein codes for MKKWLIPVIIIAVIVFAVYSWAKGFNNEAVVLQEDAKTTWSNVESAYQRRNDLIGNLVKIVQGAADFERNTLTEVIEARAKATSTTIDANNLSPENMAQFQQAQNGLAGAMSKLLVSVERYPDLKANANFLELQSQYEGTENRINVARDRFNEGVNNYNKHIKIFPNSLLAGIFNFDEMNRYKADAGSENAPDASFDFNNKKD; via the coding sequence ATGAAAAAATGGTTAATACCTGTAATAATTATTGCTGTAATTGTTTTTGCAGTATATAGTTGGGCAAAAGGATTTAATAACGAAGCTGTTGTTTTACAAGAAGATGCGAAAACAACTTGGTCTAATGTAGAAAGTGCTTATCAAAGAAGAAATGATTTGATTGGGAACTTAGTAAAGATTGTACAAGGAGCAGCAGATTTTGAAAGAAATACTTTAACTGAAGTAATTGAAGCAAGAGCAAAAGCAACATCAACAACTATTGATGCAAACAATTTGTCGCCAGAAAATATGGCGCAATTTCAACAAGCTCAAAATGGATTAGCAGGTGCTATGTCAAAGTTATTGGTTTCTGTAGAACGTTATCCTGACTTAAAAGCAAATGCAAATTTTTTAGAGTTACAAAGTCAATATGAAGGTACAGAAAATAGAATTAATGTTGCTAGAGATCGTTTTAATGAGGGTGTAAATAATTATAATAAACATATCAAAATTTTCCCAAATTCTTTATTAGCGGGTATCTTTAATTTTGACGAAATGAATCGTTACAAAGCTGATGCTGGTTCAGAAAACGCTCCAGATGCTAGTTTTGATTTTAATAATAAAAAAGATTAA
- a CDS encoding metallophosphoesterase, giving the protein MKALKNFIYISFVVLLISACATVKMQVAEGQNYVPRKDSSNISHSFYLIGDAGNSDLYRRDSALSYLNQEILKAKKNSTLIFLGDNVYPKGIPEENSKEYELAKHRLKVQTDIGKKFPGKTLMIPGNHDWYNGLKGLKRQEKLVEDALGKKSFEPDNGCPLEKIEVNDAINIIVVDTHWFVTNWDNHPGINDECEIKTREKFFEELEGDIKKSQGKTTLIALHHPMFTNGPHGGYYSFKSHMKPLPIIGSAINILRKTAGALDVDQQNEKYNRLRKRIISLAQQNEKIIFVSGHEHSIQYIVQDNIPQIVSGSGSKLTATKNVNGGKFSYGTQGFARLDVYKDGSSTVHFYTAKDRKIVYEANVFKKDSIIEYSDFPNAKLSEKEASIYTDQEVTKGKFYNLLWGKRYRKYFGQKVNAPTVNLDTLHGGLTPVRRGGGHQSKTLRLEDKEGREYTMRALRKNAVQYLQAVAFKDQYVEGQFSKTYTEDLLLDVFTGSHPYAPFTIGDLADAIDVYHSNPVLYYVPKQKGLGEFNADYGDELYMIEERSADGHGDEKSFGYANEIISTDDLRKNLKKDEKYSIDEESYIRARLFDMLIGDWDRHQDQWRWAEFETDDKVVYRPVPRDRDQAFSIFGDGILLNIFTRLIPDLRGMRSYQVDIEKPKWFNLSGYPLDMTLIHNSDKKVWDAQVAIIQNQITDEVIEGAFAKFPKEVHDETIQDIKRKLKGRKKNLQKIADKYYAYLNNFQVIKGTNKDDWFDIERFENGDTKVTVYRIKGGEKADIMLQRTYKYDVTKNIWLYGLDDDDVFTLNGNAGKKTINLKIIGGLNNDVYEINETKKVKVYDYKSKKSTFKTPNVNKKLTDDYRTNIYDYKKIRSFKNSLSPAIGYNPDDGIKLGVKNTFLVNSFERNPFTRKHVVSAFYYFATSGFELNYDGEFANIIKKWNLGFEGKYTSANFAQNFFGFGNSSVNLEADDIENRDFNRVKIEKVIGGTYLKWRGELGAEFKVAAKYQNYNVDRTAGRFLETQYAAGNRVFERQQFINTEASYSYQHSDNPAFPTLGVQLLAKVGFTGNIKENRDFTYAASSLSITHKLIPSGKLVLASKINGQFIFDDEFEFYQASSIGGNNGMRAYRNERFAGKNAFYHSSDIRWNLRSVKTNLLPTNIGLFGGFDYGKVWGTPDSLTALPNTTNQPRTSYGGGFFINAADILAGNFGVFTGDDGVRITFTLGFDF; this is encoded by the coding sequence ATGAAAGCACTCAAAAATTTTATATATATTTCTTTTGTCGTTTTATTAATTTCTGCTTGTGCAACTGTAAAAATGCAGGTGGCAGAAGGTCAAAATTATGTTCCTAGAAAAGATTCGTCTAATATAAGTCACTCTTTTTATTTAATTGGAGATGCTGGTAATTCTGATTTATACAGAAGAGATTCTGCCTTGTCTTACTTAAATCAAGAAATTCTAAAAGCAAAAAAAAATTCGACTTTAATTTTTTTGGGTGATAATGTTTACCCAAAAGGAATTCCTGAAGAAAATTCTAAAGAATATGAATTAGCAAAACATCGTTTAAAAGTTCAAACAGATATTGGCAAAAAATTTCCTGGAAAAACTTTAATGATTCCTGGAAATCATGATTGGTATAATGGTTTAAAGGGATTAAAGAGACAAGAAAAATTAGTAGAAGATGCTTTAGGCAAAAAAAGTTTTGAACCAGATAATGGTTGTCCTTTAGAAAAAATTGAAGTTAATGATGCTATTAATATTATTGTTGTAGACACACACTGGTTTGTTACAAATTGGGATAATCACCCAGGAATCAATGATGAATGTGAGATAAAAACGCGTGAAAAATTCTTTGAAGAGTTAGAGGGAGATATTAAAAAATCTCAAGGAAAAACAACACTTATTGCTTTGCATCACCCTATGTTTACAAACGGTCCTCATGGAGGTTATTATTCTTTTAAAAGCCACATGAAACCTTTGCCAATTATAGGTAGTGCTATAAATATTCTTCGTAAAACTGCTGGTGCTTTAGATGTAGATCAACAAAACGAAAAATACAATAGGTTAAGAAAACGTATTATTAGTTTGGCGCAACAAAATGAAAAGATAATTTTTGTTTCAGGACATGAGCACAGCATTCAGTACATAGTACAAGATAATATACCTCAAATTGTAAGTGGTTCTGGCTCTAAACTAACAGCAACAAAAAATGTAAATGGAGGTAAATTTTCATACGGAACACAAGGTTTTGCAAGGTTAGACGTTTATAAAGATGGTTCTTCTACTGTTCATTTTTACACAGCTAAAGATCGTAAAATAGTATATGAAGCAAATGTTTTCAAGAAAGATAGTATCATAGAATATAGCGATTTTCCAAATGCAAAACTATCGGAAAAAGAAGCTTCTATTTATACGGATCAAGAAGTTACAAAAGGAAAATTTTACAATTTACTTTGGGGCAAAAGATACCGAAAATATTTTGGGCAAAAAGTAAATGCGCCTACAGTAAATTTAGACACTTTACATGGTGGTTTAACTCCTGTTAGAAGAGGTGGAGGACATCAATCTAAAACTTTACGACTAGAAGACAAAGAAGGTAGAGAATACACAATGAGAGCTTTACGCAAAAACGCTGTACAATATTTGCAAGCTGTTGCTTTTAAAGATCAATATGTAGAAGGCCAATTTAGTAAAACATACACAGAAGATTTATTACTGGATGTTTTTACAGGCTCACACCCATATGCGCCTTTTACAATTGGAGATTTAGCTGATGCTATAGATGTGTATCACTCAAATCCTGTTTTATATTATGTGCCAAAACAAAAAGGTTTAGGCGAATTTAATGCAGATTATGGAGATGAGTTATATATGATTGAAGAACGAAGTGCAGATGGTCATGGAGATGAAAAAAGTTTTGGTTATGCTAATGAAATAATTAGTACAGATGATTTAAGAAAAAACTTAAAAAAAGACGAAAAATATAGTATTGACGAAGAATCTTATATTAGAGCACGTTTATTTGATATGCTTATAGGAGATTGGGACAGACACCAAGACCAATGGAGATGGGCTGAATTTGAAACAGATGATAAAGTAGTTTACAGACCTGTACCCAGAGATAGAGATCAAGCATTTTCTATTTTTGGTGATGGAATTTTGTTAAATATTTTTACAAGATTAATTCCAGATTTAAGAGGAATGCGCTCTTACCAAGTAGATATAGAAAAACCAAAGTGGTTCAATTTATCTGGTTATCCTTTAGATATGACTTTGATTCATAATTCTGATAAAAAAGTTTGGGATGCACAAGTTGCAATTATACAAAACCAAATTACAGATGAGGTTATAGAAGGGGCATTTGCAAAATTCCCAAAAGAAGTTCATGATGAAACCATTCAGGATATTAAAAGAAAACTAAAAGGAAGAAAAAAGAATCTTCAAAAAATAGCAGATAAATACTATGCTTATTTAAATAATTTTCAAGTGATAAAAGGAACCAATAAAGATGATTGGTTTGATATTGAACGTTTTGAAAATGGAGATACAAAAGTTACAGTGTATAGAATTAAAGGTGGAGAAAAAGCAGACATTATGCTTCAAAGAACCTATAAATATGATGTTACTAAAAACATTTGGCTATATGGTTTAGATGATGATGACGTGTTTACATTAAATGGAAATGCTGGTAAAAAAACAATAAATTTAAAAATTATTGGTGGCCTAAATAACGATGTATATGAAATTAACGAAACTAAAAAAGTAAAAGTTTATGACTATAAATCAAAGAAAAGCACTTTTAAAACTCCAAATGTAAACAAGAAACTGACAGATGATTATAGAACCAATATCTATGATTATAAAAAAATTAGAAGTTTTAAAAACTCACTTTCACCTGCAATCGGTTACAATCCAGATGATGGCATAAAATTAGGCGTTAAAAATACTTTTTTGGTAAATAGTTTTGAAAGAAATCCTTTTACCAGAAAACACGTGGTATCTGCTTTTTATTATTTTGCAACAAGTGGTTTTGAGCTAAATTATGATGGTGAATTTGCTAACATCATAAAAAAGTGGAATTTAGGTTTTGAAGGAAAATATACAAGTGCAAATTTTGCCCAAAACTTCTTCGGTTTTGGCAACAGCTCTGTTAATTTAGAGGCTGATGATATAGAAAATAGAGATTTTAATAGAGTTAAAATTGAAAAAGTAATTGGAGGAACCTATTTAAAATGGAGAGGCGAATTAGGTGCTGAATTTAAAGTGGCTGCAAAATATCAAAATTATAATGTAGATAGAACAGCAGGTAGATTTTTGGAAACGCAATATGCAGCTGGCAATAGAGTTTTTGAAAGACAACAATTTATTAATACAGAAGCTAGTTATTCTTACCAACATTCAGACAATCCTGCTTTTCCCACTTTAGGTGTTCAACTTTTAGCAAAAGTTGGTTTTACAGGCAACATCAAAGAAAATAGAGATTTTACCTATGCAGCATCTTCTTTATCAATTACCCATAAATTAATACCTAGTGGAAAATTAGTTTTAGCGTCAAAAATTAATGGTCAATTTATTTTTGATGATGAATTTGAATTTTATCAAGCATCTAGTATTGGAGGTAATAATGGAATGCGTGCTTATAGAAACGAACGTTTTGCAGGCAAAAATGCTTTTTATCATTCTTCTGATATTCGTTGGAATTTAAGAAGCGTAAAAACAAATTTATTGCCTACCAATATAGGACTTTTTGGTGGTTTTGATTATGGTAAAGTTTGGGGAACTCCAGATAGTTTAACGGCTTTACCTAACACAACTAACCAACCAAGAACTTCTTATGGAGGAGGATTTTTTATAAATGCAGCAGATATTCTAGCAGGTAATTTTGGTGTTTTTACTGGTGATGATGGAGTACGTATAACTTTTACTTTAGGTTTTGATTTTTAA
- a CDS encoding TPM domain-containing protein, whose product MSKVEAFLTKEEEQEIISAIRVAEKNTSGEIRVHIEATSDKDPYERSLEVFHLLKMDNTKDANGVLIYVAVDDKKFVIYGDKGINEVVPKDFWNATKDIMQSHFKNANFKQGIVDGILKAGTELQTHFPWQTDDKNELSNEISKG is encoded by the coding sequence ATGTCTAAAGTAGAAGCATTTCTTACCAAAGAAGAAGAGCAAGAAATTATTTCTGCTATTAGAGTTGCAGAGAAAAATACTTCTGGCGAAATTCGTGTTCATATAGAAGCTACATCTGATAAAGATCCTTATGAACGCTCGTTAGAAGTATTTCATCTCTTAAAAATGGACAACACAAAAGATGCAAATGGTGTTTTAATTTATGTGGCTGTAGATGACAAAAAATTTGTTATTTACGGTGATAAAGGAATTAATGAAGTTGTGCCAAAAGATTTTTGGAATGCTACCAAAGATATTATGCAAAGTCATTTTAAAAATGCTAATTTTAAACAAGGAATTGTTGACGGAATCTTAAAAGCAGGTACAGAACTACAAACACATTTTCCTTGGCAAACAGATGATAAAAACGAACTTTCTAATGAAATTTCTAAAGGATGA
- a CDS encoding SDR family NAD(P)-dependent oxidoreductase — protein MQVKDKVVIITGAGSGIGKATAIHFANHGATVIVSDINLEKAQLVAEEIVTNGGKALPIKANVAKFEDVEKLIKQTVAEFGKLDVIVNNAGIGPNLLRTHESTLRDWDRVISVNQTGVFYCMRVALTQFLEQGYGNIVNIASLAGLKASPNNISYSASKFAVVGMTKSAAMEYATKNIRVNAVCPGYTESALLNQLLNAKPEMDTILKSVIPMKRYGKADEIADAVVWLASDNTKFITGQTITLDGGTSL, from the coding sequence ATGCAAGTAAAAGACAAAGTAGTAATCATAACAGGAGCAGGTTCTGGAATAGGAAAAGCAACAGCCATTCATTTTGCAAATCATGGAGCAACAGTTATAGTTTCTGACATCAATTTAGAAAAAGCGCAACTAGTTGCAGAAGAAATTGTAACAAATGGAGGAAAAGCGCTACCTATAAAAGCAAATGTTGCTAAGTTTGAGGATGTAGAAAAGTTAATAAAACAAACAGTTGCAGAATTTGGCAAATTAGATGTAATTGTTAATAATGCAGGAATTGGCCCAAATTTGTTAAGAACACATGAGTCAACTTTAAGAGATTGGGATCGAGTGATTTCAGTGAATCAAACAGGAGTTTTTTACTGCATGAGAGTAGCTTTGACGCAATTTTTAGAACAAGGTTATGGAAATATTGTAAATATTGCTTCTTTGGCGGGTTTAAAAGCATCGCCCAATAATATTAGTTATAGTGCCAGTAAATTTGCTGTGGTTGGTATGACAAAATCGGCAGCAATGGAATATGCAACCAAAAACATAAGAGTAAATGCAGTGTGTCCTGGGTATACAGAATCGGCTTTATTGAATCAATTATTGAATGCAAAACCAGAAATGGATACAATTTTAAAAAGTGTAATTCCTATGAAACGTTATGGAAAAGCAGATGAAATTGCAGATGCTGTGGTTTGGTTGGCTTCAGATAACACAAAATTTATAACAGGACAAACCATAACGTTAGATGGAGGAACATCACTTTAA